A window of Elgaria multicarinata webbii isolate HBS135686 ecotype San Diego chromosome 2, rElgMul1.1.pri, whole genome shotgun sequence contains these coding sequences:
- the NDUFS8 gene encoding NADH dehydrogenase [ubiquinone] iron-sulfur protein 8, mitochondrial codes for MPVLWIMRQASRTGTPLCLSLTRHLSNTAPKASYKYVNLREEPTDLRSVTDKAAQTLLWTELIRGLAMTMSYLFREPATINYPFEKGPLSPRFRGEHALRRYPSGEERCIACKLCEAVCPAQAITIEAEPRADGSRRTTRYDIDMTKCIYCGFCQEACPVDAIVEGPNFEFSTETHEELLYNKEKLLNNGDKWEAEISANIQADYLYR; via the exons ATGCCTGTACTCTGGATTATGCGTCAAGCTTCCCGGACAG GGACTCCATTGTGCCTGAGCCTTACTCGGCATCTCAGCAACACAGCTCCAAAAGCTTCCTACA AATATGTGAATCTCAGGGAGGAGCCAACAGACCTGAGATCTGTCACTGACAAGGCTGCACAGACCCTCCTGTGGACTGAACTTATCCGAG GCTTGGCTATGACCATGAGCTACTTGTTCAGGGAACCTGCCACAATCAACTATCCCTTTGAGAAGGGTCCCCTAAGTCCTCGTTTCCGCGGGGAGCATGCCTTGCGCAGATACCCATCTGGAGAGGAGAGGTGCATTGCTTGCAAGCTCTGTGAGGCCGTATGCCCTGCTCAG GCCATCACTATTGAGGCAGAGCCCCGTGCTGATGGCAGCCGCAGGACTACTCGCTATGACATTGACATGACCAAGTGCATCTATTGTGGATTCTGCCAGGAAGCATGTCCCGTTGATGCCATTGTGGAG GGCCCCAACTTTGAGTTCTCCACTGAGACACACGAAGAGCTTCTGTACAACAAAGAGAAGCTACTCAACAACGGTGACAAGTGGGAAGCTGAGATTTCTGCTAATATACAAGCGGACTACTTGTACCGGTGA